In Sander lucioperca isolate FBNREF2018 chromosome 12, SLUC_FBN_1.2, whole genome shotgun sequence, one DNA window encodes the following:
- the ppdpfa gene encoding pancreatic progenitor cell differentiation and proliferation factor A, with product MAAIPSTGSLIATNDYYRRRLGSNSSNSSCGSAEYTGEVIPHHPGLPRQDSGHWWTSFFLAKPNQPGMQNGSDTQKNGTYTVANGQVTCIAREMVMNRRLSESSDNGKSEISNPSPTSS from the exons ATGGCAGCAATTCCATCAACTGGCTCCCTCATCGCCACCAATGATTACTATAGAA GGCGCCTTGGGTCCAACTCCAGCAACAGCTCCTGTGGCAGTGCTGAGTACACAGGGGAGGTCATTCCACACCATCcag GACTTCCAAGGCAAGATTCTGGCCACTGGTGGACTTCATTTTTCTTGGCAAAACCGAACCAGCCCGGCATGCAGAATGGATCTGATACTCAAAA GAACGGAACCTACACAGTGGCTAACGGCCAGGTGACCTGCATTGCCAGAGAAATGGTTATGAACAGACGACTCAGTGAAAGCAGTGACAATGGAAAGTCTGAAATATCCAACCCTTCACCTACTTCCTCCTAG